The Bubalus bubalis isolate 160015118507 breed Murrah chromosome 1, NDDB_SH_1, whole genome shotgun sequence genome includes a region encoding these proteins:
- the LOC123333647 gene encoding sialomucin core protein 24-like, producing the protein MNTPARRTRCLGCLSRPLLLAVGCLAALCVITAAGNTTVAPNVTTASSPPPTTTTVPVSPTTLPPPLVTTPAPDICGSRNSCVSCVDGNATCFWIECKGKSYCSDNSTAGDCKVVNTTGFCSVPTTTPTPTNSTAKTTTLPSTTTTSTTATTSGTTNTTLSPTVQPMRKSTFDAASFIGGIVLVLGVQAVIFFLYKFCKSKERNYHTL; encoded by the exons ATGAATA CGCCAGCGCGGAGGACGCGATGTCTGGGCTGTCTCTCTCGCCCGCTGCTTTTGGCCGTCGGCTGCCTGGCTGCGCTCTGCGTAATCACAGCGGCTGGGAACACCACCGTGGCCCCGAACGTGACTACAGCCTCGTCTCCACCGCCCACCACCACGACAGTCCCGGTGTCACCGACGACTCTCCCGCCGCCGCTGGTCACCACTCCAGCACCAGATATCTGTGGAAGCCGAAACAGTTGTGTTTCCTGTGTTGATGGTAATGCTACCTGCTTTTGGATAGAATGTAAAGGTAAAAGCTACTGTTCAGATAATTCAACAGCTGGTGATTGCAAGGTGGTGAACACCACAGGATTCTGTTCTGTGCCCACTACCACACCAACGCCAACCAATTCTACAGCTAAAACCACAACTCTGCCTTCCACTACTACAACTTCCACCACAGCTACTACGTCAGGTACAACTAATACCACTTTATCTCCAACTGTACAACCTATGCGGAAGTCTACCTTTGATGCAGCCAGTTTCATTGGAGGAATTGTCCTTGTCTTGGGTGTGC